A window of the Zeugodacus cucurbitae isolate PBARC_wt_2022May chromosome 2, idZeuCucr1.2, whole genome shotgun sequence genome harbors these coding sequences:
- the LOC105209215 gene encoding pickpocket protein 19 isoform X1 has protein sequence MTYAYLHELTYPASKPRNELLIFNQTAAKARPTKRPTLCQVVLPYCKGYCDIASVHGVRYLTDPKRHYFERVIWLLLLIATTCSCLYVYNDLADLYYSQRIHTIVEDSVSPIFTKPFPAIGICPRNRINWPKLMEAHEVFLARNASDEAVRTFRRFFAIMGDFSFGNFFQLRPLYKLDMNLSLLDDVDIMEVMRYVSFTCDELFVQPCRWRRNAYNCCDLFSMERTEYGFCFVFNSVITDERRERQLKDRYYPYHNSKITELSGLDVIINLDESKEPPNVRPSNGIYVMVKQPEQWHSDPRFIMHNTYTKLPVVPQFTLTDERTRAVTPEERRCLFQDENLHPLYKKIPGLEYRRGNCFTRCHQEYVFKLCKCNLKLFFPQHESDNITACTAKDFKCLYEYREVFKSDNHISESEYIEEVSNNTMICNCLNSCNQLIYVTNYISVPLEEINATDEVKQVHLDVHYSSTYMMRYSTRIRYTFVELLGE, from the exons ATGACTTACGCATATTTGCATGAGCTCACATATCCCGCGTCGAAGCCACGCAATGAATTGCTCATCTTCAATCAGACGGCCGCAAAGGCAAGGCCGACAAAGAGGCCGACGTTATGCCAAGTAGTGCTGCCATATTGCAAGGGCTACTGCGACATCGCCTCCGTGCATGGCGTGCGCTATCTGACCGACCCCAAACGTCACTACTTCGAACG CGTCAtctggctgctgctgctcatcGCCACCACCTGCAGCTGTTTGTACGTCTACAATGATTTGGCCGATTTGTACTATTCGCAGCGCATACACACGATTGTCGAGGACTCCGTGTCGCCCATCTTCACTAAACCATTCCCGGCTATTGGCATATGTCCACGCAACCGCATCAATTGGCCAAAACTTATGGAAGCCCATGAAGTATTTCTTGCACGGAATGCCAGCGACGAAGCTGTGCGGACATTTCGCCGTTTCTTCGCCATAATGGGTGATTTCAGCTTTGGCAATTTCTTCCAGTTGCGTCCGCTGTATAAGCTGGATATGAATCTGTCACTGCTGGACGATGTGGACATAATGGAGGTCATGCGCTATGTCAGTTTCACATGCGATGAGTTGTTCGTACAACCCTGTCGTTGGCGGCGCAACGCATATAATTGCTGTGATCTCTTTTCGATGGAACGTACGGAGTATGGGTTTTGCTTTGTCTTCAATTCGGTTATAACAGATGAAAGGCGCGAGCGACAG CTTAAGGACCGCTATTATCCGTATCACAATTCGAAGATTACCGAATTATCTGGTTTGGATGTTATCATAAATCTCGACGAAAGCAAGGAACCGCCAAACGTTCGTCCCTCAAATGGAATCTAT GTTATGGTAAAACAGCCGGAACAATGGCACAGTGACCCACGCTTTATCATGCATAATACATACACGAAATTACCTGTGGTGCCACAATTCACCTTAACCGACGAGCGAACACGTGCGGTAACACCAGAAGAACGACGCTGCTTGTTTCAA GATGAAAATCTACATCCTCTATACAAGAAAATCCCAGGCTTGGAATATCGACGTGGTAACTGTTTTACACGCTGTCATCAGGAATATGTTTTCAAGCTATGCAAATGCAATTTGAAATTGTTCTTTCCACAGCATGAAAGTG ATAATATAACGGCATGTACAGCAAAGGATTTCAAGTGTCTCTATGAATATAGAG AAGTTTTCAAATCCGACAATCACATATCGGAGAGCGAGTATATTGAGGAGGTGTCCAATAACACTATGATTTGTAACTGTTTGAATAGCTGCAATCAGCTGATATATGTCACCAATTACATAAGTGTGCCGTTAGAAGA GATCAACGCCACAGATGAGGTGAAACAAGTACACCTGGATGTGCACTACTCCTCCACCTACATGATGAGATATAGCACACGCATCCGTTACACTTTCGTCGAGCTGCTAGGTGAGTGA
- the LOC105209215 gene encoding pickpocket protein 19 isoform X2 has translation MTYAYLHELTYPASKPRNELLIFNQTAAKARPTKRPTLCQVVLPYCKGYCDIASVHGVRYLTDPKRHYFERVIWLLLLIATTCSCLYVYNDLADLYYSQRIHTIVEDSVSPIFTKPFPAIGICPRNRINWPKLMEAHEVFLARNASDEAVRTFRRFFAIMGDFSFGNFFQLRPLYKLDMNLSLLDDVDIMEVMRYVSFTCDELFVQPCRWRRNAYNCCDLFSMERTEYGFCFVFNSVITDERRERQLKDRYYPYHNSKITELSGLDVIINLDESKEPPNVRPSNGIYVMVKQPEQWHSDPRFIMHNTYTKLPVVPQFTLTDERTRAVTPEERRCLFQDENLHPLYKKIPGLEYRRGNCFTRCHQEYVFKLCKCNLKLFFPQHESDNITACTAKDFKCLYEYREVFKSDNHISESEYIEEVSNNTMICNCLNSCNQLIYVTNYISVPLEDLLFGA, from the exons ATGACTTACGCATATTTGCATGAGCTCACATATCCCGCGTCGAAGCCACGCAATGAATTGCTCATCTTCAATCAGACGGCCGCAAAGGCAAGGCCGACAAAGAGGCCGACGTTATGCCAAGTAGTGCTGCCATATTGCAAGGGCTACTGCGACATCGCCTCCGTGCATGGCGTGCGCTATCTGACCGACCCCAAACGTCACTACTTCGAACG CGTCAtctggctgctgctgctcatcGCCACCACCTGCAGCTGTTTGTACGTCTACAATGATTTGGCCGATTTGTACTATTCGCAGCGCATACACACGATTGTCGAGGACTCCGTGTCGCCCATCTTCACTAAACCATTCCCGGCTATTGGCATATGTCCACGCAACCGCATCAATTGGCCAAAACTTATGGAAGCCCATGAAGTATTTCTTGCACGGAATGCCAGCGACGAAGCTGTGCGGACATTTCGCCGTTTCTTCGCCATAATGGGTGATTTCAGCTTTGGCAATTTCTTCCAGTTGCGTCCGCTGTATAAGCTGGATATGAATCTGTCACTGCTGGACGATGTGGACATAATGGAGGTCATGCGCTATGTCAGTTTCACATGCGATGAGTTGTTCGTACAACCCTGTCGTTGGCGGCGCAACGCATATAATTGCTGTGATCTCTTTTCGATGGAACGTACGGAGTATGGGTTTTGCTTTGTCTTCAATTCGGTTATAACAGATGAAAGGCGCGAGCGACAG CTTAAGGACCGCTATTATCCGTATCACAATTCGAAGATTACCGAATTATCTGGTTTGGATGTTATCATAAATCTCGACGAAAGCAAGGAACCGCCAAACGTTCGTCCCTCAAATGGAATCTAT GTTATGGTAAAACAGCCGGAACAATGGCACAGTGACCCACGCTTTATCATGCATAATACATACACGAAATTACCTGTGGTGCCACAATTCACCTTAACCGACGAGCGAACACGTGCGGTAACACCAGAAGAACGACGCTGCTTGTTTCAA GATGAAAATCTACATCCTCTATACAAGAAAATCCCAGGCTTGGAATATCGACGTGGTAACTGTTTTACACGCTGTCATCAGGAATATGTTTTCAAGCTATGCAAATGCAATTTGAAATTGTTCTTTCCACAGCATGAAAGTG ATAATATAACGGCATGTACAGCAAAGGATTTCAAGTGTCTCTATGAATATAGAG AAGTTTTCAAATCCGACAATCACATATCGGAGAGCGAGTATATTGAGGAGGTGTCCAATAACACTATGATTTGTAACTGTTTGAATAGCTGCAATCAGCTGATATATGTCACCAATTACATAAGTGTGCCGTTAGAAGA CCTACTGTTTGGAgcctaa
- the LOC105209214 gene encoding pickpocket protein 19, which yields MAHYGNKTADKASNTEYGNSYYKTSESESKIKSEQIVIGNENAGKLGTTNRCQYFKKILRFLTITAVILTTVYVSAKASKRYINNWVQTVIERTDVHIGEIPFPAVSICPLIGINWTHIPHMKIQLLGNNYSAVIEEQFDQQLRKLIYAQQMGDFEKNGRDSLNGSVSHADGIQLSNDDGYAWKSETSNYTWNDLQQMLVYNCGKFFKKCFWRSVELPCCEIFRFTPIYRGYCFSFNMLHNEVIIVLNNVKLVSDLSPIFPKKKKESNESSLRTSFGTGTGNGLRVYVHKMKMDKLTIVVHEPSVEPDTQAKFLDGQRTVIMVNPIRFTSDPEIATIHPTLRRCYFTSEMQKMNLTESACRRKCRLKYVLNKCNCSLETETILQSVTNEVNITTEFCSLANVGCLNDLEDYINFYESKNHYEEALYRSGLNCCCYHNCDYVQYDASVYGADSSVEDLSANFTELQVYYQHSTFFSYRSTLVATWVDLLVSYGGIAGLFLGISAMSLIECFKQSCGRWKRRIIDLYIYLKHIIHSLSY from the exons ATGGCGCACTACGGCAATAAAACCGCGGATAAAGCAAGTAACACGGAATATGGAAATTCATACTATAAAACAAGTGAGAGTGAGagtaaaattaaaagtgaaCAAATAGTAATCGGTAATGAAAACGCAGGAAAGCTGGGAACTACAAATCGGTGTCAATATTTTaagaa AATTCTACGCTTTTTAACCATCACTGCAGTAATATTGACCACGGTTTATGTATCTGCAAAGGCCTCGAAGCGTTACATTAACAATTGGGTGCAAACCGTTATCGAACGCACCGATGTGCATATTGGTGAAATACCGTTTCCCGCTGTATCCATTTGCCCACTAATCGGCATCAATTGGACACACATACCTCATATGAAAATACAGTTATTGGGCAATAATTACAGTGCAGTAATTGAAGAGCAGTTCGATCAGCAACTTCGTAAACTAATCTATGCACAACAAATGGGAGATTTTGAAAAGAATGGAAGAGACTCCTTAAATGGTAGTGTGTCTCATGCAGATGGTATACAATTATCTAATGATGATGGATATGCTTGGAAATCTGAGACTTCTAACTACACATGGAATGATTTACAACAAATGCTTGTCTATAATTGCGGAAAGTTCTTCAAGAAATGTTTTTGGCGTAGCGTCGAGTTGCcttgttgtgaaattttccgATTCACTCCGATTTATAGAGGTTATTGCTTCTCTTTCAATATGCTTCACAATGAGGTAATTATTGTGTTGAATAATGTAAAATTAGTCTCTGATTTAAGCCCGATTTTTCCAAAGAAGAAAAAGGAATCCAATGAAAGCTCTCTCAGAACCTCTTTTGGTACTGGTACTGGTAATGGTTTGCGGGTATATGTTCACAAGATGAAAATGGATAAATTGACG ATCGTCGTCCACGAACCCAGTGTTGAGCCAGATACCCAAGCTAAATTCCTTGATGGTCAACGTACAGTAATCATGGTCAATCCAATACGTTTTACATCCGATCCTGAAATAGCCACGATACATCCAACATTGCGACGCTGTTATTTTACT AGTGAAATGCAAAAGATGAACCTAACAGAGAGCGCTTGCAGACGCAAATGTCGCCTGAAATATGTGCTCAACAAGTGTAATTGTAGCTTAGAAACAGAAACTATTCTGCAGAGCGTCACTAATGAAGTCAATATTACAACCGAATTTTGTAGTCTTGCAAATGTGGGCTGCTTAAATGATTTGGAAGATTACATTAACTTTTATGAGAGCAAAAATCATTATGAGGAAGCTTTATACCGAAGCGGTTTGAATTGTTGCTGCTATCACAACTGTGATTACGTGCAATATGACGCATCGGTTTATGGAGCAGATTCTTCGGt TGAGGATCTCAGCGCGAATTTTACTGAGCTTCAAGTGTATTATCAACATTCGACTTTCTTTTCCTATCGCTCTACATTGGTTGCCACTTGGGTGGATTTGCTCG ttTCTTATGGCGGCATAGCTGGACTGTTTCTGGGCATTTCTGCCATGAGCTTAATCGAGTGTTTTAAACAGTCATGTGGTCGTTGGAAACGGCGTATTATtgacttatatatttatttaaagcatATTATTCATTCATTGTcatactaa
- the LOC105209141 gene encoding general odorant-binding protein 99a, with the protein MKNFIAFCLILAVTSAEYVVKNEENLQQYRRECATKLKVPEDHIQQFRKWQFPNDSVTQCYLKCVFEKFGLFNAETGFNVEYIHQQLQGAQVAPPGDADHDDVVHDKIAACVDSNEQGSNACEWAYRGGVCFIKENLQLVKHSVKQQA; encoded by the exons atgaaaaacttcATCGCGTTTTGTTTAATCCTTGCTGTG ACATCAGCCGAGTATGTGGTGAAAAACGAGGAGAACTTGCAGCAATATCGCCGCGAATGCGCCACCAAACTGAAAGTACCCGAAGACCATATACAACAATTTCGCAAATGGCAATTCCCCAATGACTCGGTCACTCAGTGCTATTTAAAAtgtgttttcgaaaaattcggCCTGTTTAATGCTGAAACTGGTTTCAACGTGGAGTACATTCACCAGCAACTGCAGGGCGCTCAGGTGGCACCACCCGGTGATGCTGATCACGATGATGTCGTGCACGACAAGATCGCCGCCTGTGTCGATAGCAATGAACAAGGTTCGAACGCTTGCGAGTGGGCCTATCGTGGTGGTGTTTGCTTCATTAAGGAGAATTTGCAGCTGGTGAAGCATAGCGTTAAGCAACAGGCTTAA